AAACAATCCCAAATGAAAAGGAACAGCAAAAGGATTCAACGTAGGGTGATAATAATAATGCCGCCAGGATTCAGGTGCAAAAAGTTGGATAGAACCATATAGCATGGCCGATGTAGCCACAAGTAAACACAATAACGTTGGATAAAAAGTCCCAATATCATTAAAATGAACCATCTTTGCTCCAAGCCTTAACAGTTTACGAAAAACAAATACTGCAAGCACAAGTACCAGCAGATATAGGAAAATGAGCAGATGAGTATCCGAGAAAAAGTCAATAAATTGAGATATTGGTGCATCTGGTGCCACTCCTTCAAGAAGTTGCTTTTCTCGAATCCAGCCAATTGTCGATTCGTCTCGTGCAACCTGAACCCATATTGAATCAATACTATCTGAAGGCATTGTGGTAATATCAGCCACCACTATATGATTGTTTCTTACTAAATGCAACGAATCTACATTCAGTCCATTAACATATTCTGTGGGATGCTGAGCAATAAGCAAAAGCGTATCAGTCTTAACAACAAAGTTGAAGTTCTGACTATAGTGATGAGTTGTATAGAAAGAAATTGAATCAACTTGTCTTTCCGTAAGACTCCACGCATCAGAAGTATAAGGGCCTTGATAATAACATGACACAAAGGTCAGAGCCAGGAATAATAGACTAACGACTTTCTGCATAAACATTCATCTGACAATTACGGCAATCAAACTCCAAAGGGAACTTTCGACCATCTGATAGTTGTAAAGACAAAGGCTCATGCCATTGTGGATGCTTACCTCCATTCTTCACACAATAGCCCAATGCGTATCTCAGACAATACCTACATTGCATAAGCAAAGGATGTGCAGGAACTTTTAGTTCAAAAGCATTTTCAGTATTTTCCAGACCTTTTGACCGATAGAAACTCTCTGAGCGTTTGTTCGATATATTATATAGGTATGAAAGAGAATATGTGGGAAC
The sequence above is a segment of the Prevotella sp. E9-3 genome. Coding sequences within it:
- a CDS encoding zinc ribbon domain-containing protein; the encoded protein is MQKVVSLLFLALTFVSCYYQGPYTSDAWSLTERQVDSISFYTTHHYSQNFNFVVKTDTLLLIAQHPTEYVNGLNVDSLHLVRNNHIVVADITTMPSDSIDSIWVQVARDESTIGWIREKQLLEGVAPDAPISQFIDFFSDTHLLIFLYLLVLVLAVFVFRKLLRLGAKMVHFNDIGTFYPTLLCLLVATSAMLYGSIQLFAPESWRHYYYHPTLNPFAVPFHLGLFLTSVWTMVIVAIATFDDVRRRLPFGEAFFYFLGLAGVCAVNYVLFSLTTLYYVGYLLYVVYLVFALTRYYRTCGTVFRCGRCGHELHTLGKCPYCGAVNE